The nucleotide window tcattctttataaaatttaacaCTTTCTGAAACTATTATTCATTAGTTTACTTGTATATTTGTCATGTCTCCCCTTAGTAGAACGTAAGCTTCATGACAGCAAAGGCCTTATTAGTTGCTATATCCCCAACACCCGACGCCAATGTCTGGCTCTTACTAGGCACTCGATAAATATCTGTTAGAGGAATGTATGACACCCCAAATCCTGTTCTGCAAGATTTAAAGTTAAGAATACCTGTTAGGCGTAGACTAGCTGGCCTTAACAGTAACAAAAGTTTCGAAAAAATCAATATGGATCCAAAACAAAATTGCCTTGAAGAAAGGGCTAGTCTGTGTTGTGGGTGGCTGATGCTGGAAGATCCTCCAGACTCAGTCTTCCCTCACAGGGTTATTCTCCAGTGAGCAATGATTGAATGAGGAAACGGAATACCTGGCTTACCTTGGCACTGAGTCATCTTATGCCGCTGAGGACCTCTAGAGGGCCAGTGTTTTGACTGCAACCCTCCTAGCAGCAAGAAACAATGAGGTAGCTAACTTTCTGCTGGTATGCAAAAGTCAGGGAGCGCTCCCCCATCCCACTTGTACCCCCACAAATCCAGACGACTTACAGACTATTCAATAGGAAAGGGAAACCTCAGAGAAGGAACATGTGTGGTTTGAGctagttttaataaaaatacagtaaaaatgtaAGAGCCAGGTTGCTAATTACACCTCCGGTTCAAAATCGGGGAGGCTATAGATGGCATGTTGGGAATTTGGAAAtgggcagaaaaataaataataagtaattaGGTATTGgcgaagagagagaaaatgctgaaataaatggATGGAAGTAGGTGGGGAGTGGATTTGGATGGGGCTTGTAGACCATATTAAGAAGCTTGGACTTTATCCAGAGGGCATGTGGGAGCCACATGGATTCTAAGCCCAGGAGTAACTCTAGTCTCTGGATCTCATATGTACTTGGAGAGATCCTCTGTACTACTGCATATTAAAGGGAACAACACTGCAGCTGAGACCAGTTAGAAACAGTCTATTGAACAAAGACGATGAAAGTTTGAATAATAATGATCATTTTAATCATAGCGGGGGAATTAAACCAGACACTTCCTAAGCCCATTACATACTTTTGGTTATGCAATAGCAACCCTACCAAAGTGGCACTAGTGTTAACGtctctgtggggaaaagaaagagagatcagcctgttactgtgtctatatagaaagtagacataagagactccattttgttctgtatttgagatgctgttaatctgtgaccctacccccaaccttgtccttgcaagagacatatgctgctaaaaggtttatggagatgtttgcatatgcatatcaaggcacagcattttcctttgaacttattcatgtcacagagatctttatccaGATGTCTTACTGCtttctccctacaatgatcctattgtcctgccactcccttatctttaagatggtaaagataattatcaataaatactaagggaactcagagacgggtgccggcgtgggtcctctgtatgctgagcgccggtcccctgggcccactttttcttactctatactttgtctctgtgtctcatttcttaaGTCTCTCGTTCTACCTAacaagaaacgcccacaggtgtggaggggcacgCCACCCCTTCacgtctccattttacaggtaaggtaAAGAAATTGTGAgggtaagtaatttgcccaagatctcTCAGAACCCAGGTTTCTCTGACTGCAGTGCTCTCTTCATTCCCTTAGACTAAGCCATCCGGAGTGGGGAGGAAAAGGAGGCAGATGTGAAAAACATTTAGGAGGTAAgtaacagttattattattagcactagataatgatgatggtgatgatgatgacaatgatgatgacgGTAAGGGGGATTTCATGCCTTTATACATTCAAGAACTTAACACCAGATTCAGTGtcggagaaaagagaaaattgattAAGGTATCGGCGTTGAGCTAACAGTTTAATACGATATAAAACTTCCCAAAGGGAGGGGTCACAACGCCTCTCCTGTCCATTGCCCCCAATCCACCGCAAAAGTCGCTCCTGTCTGGGCTCCACCGCAGTGCCACACGCAGGACCTCGGGCGCCGACACCGCCCCGCCCTTGGCCGCGCCCCGCCCAGGCCACTGTCCCTCTTCCGAAGCCGCGCCCCCGCCTCGCCCCTCCACGCCCTGCTCCGGCCCCGGCCCCCAAGCCCGGGGCGAGGCCCGGGGCCTGCCGTCTCGCTCCCCGCCCCGCCGCCCCCCGGGACCCACGACCCGGGGCCTGCACTCTCGCCCCGCCTAACCCCTCCCCGCCCCTTCCACGCCCCAACCCTCGAACTGCCGCCGCGCCgcgcgcgccccgccccgccccgccccgccccgccccgccccgccgctcTCGTGGCCCCCACCTCCAGGGGCGCCTCTGCGGGCCACGTGGTCCGGCGTCCGTGCGCAAGCGGCTCTTGCCGCCGCGCTTCCGGgttggctgtggctgtggctgcgGCGGCAGCGCAGGGGCAGAAACCGGTGCGGCGCACAAGCCCCAGAGGCGGGCGGGGCGGAGTGGAGGGCCGGCGGGGCCCTGCGCGGGTCTCCCGCCAGGCCGCCGGGTGAGCTGGCAGCGACCCGGACACCACCGGGTGCCCCTGAGAGGTAGGTCTACGGCACCGACTCCTCCCCCGCCGTCTGCTCCCCAGTCGGGCCCGCGGGGCCTGGGCGGGGAGTTGGGGGTCTTTCCACGCCTCCTCCCCCTGCTCGGGCCTCCGGGGGCTCCGCGCCGCGCCCAGTTTGTGTGGTGGCCCCACGCAGCTTACGTTATTAGTATTTTATTGCAGCTACCTCACATTCGCTTTGCACATGCACATTTCTTCACTCTTCACATTGGTTCCCACACACTAAATGGCTAataatctgggagatggaggcagctTCGATCTCCTTGAGATAGTTGTGCAACCATAGAAAGTTCGTGCTGTGGAGGATTTTGGAGATGGTTGATCCCATTCCTTCATTTTAGAGAAGATAGACCCTGAACCGTTCCATGAATACTGGAGAGTCACTCAGCTAGGTAATGTGcggcaggaggctgagggagagagctgcttgaacccgggaggcggaggttgcagtgagccgagattgcgccactgcactccaacctgggcgacagagtgagacatcgtctcaaaaaaagaaaagaaaagaaccccGAGctaagtttttttggtttttgttttttgaggtgggtggtcttgttctgtcgcctaggctggagtgcagtggcacgatcacggctcactgcagcctcgaactcccaggctcaggtgatgctactgcctcagcctcccgagtagctgggaccacaggcgggcacccccacgccaggctaatttttgtattttttgtgtagatggattcttgctatgttgcccaggctggtctcaagtgatccacccgcttcggcctcccaaagtgctgagattacaggcctgagtcactgtgcccgagCCCAGAGCTAAGTATGTAGACAGACAATTAAAAATGGTAATGGTAAAATTCAGTTAATGATGTGAAGTGAATAGGAAGTTCATGTGGGCTGGCATTAACCTTTTAGACAGTGCTTCCTCCTTTTTAAaccttgttttcttatttcagatTTAACCCTTCGTGGCTTCTGAAGAAAATGGCAGAAACATCGCCAGAGCCTTCTGGGCAGCTTGTTGTACACTCGGACGCTCACAGTGACACTGTCCTGGCCAGTTTTGAGGATCAGAGGAAGAAAGGCTTCCTCTGTGACATTACTTTAATCGTGGAGAATGTCCATTTCCGGGCCCACAAAGCCTTACTTGCTGCCAGTAGTGAATACTTCTCAATGATGTTCGCAGAAGAGGGGGAAATCGGCCAGTCCATTTATATGCTGGAAGGCATGGTTGCCGACACCTTTGGTATCCTGCTGGAATTTATCTACACAGGTTATCTCCATGCCAGTGAGAAAAGTACAGAACAAATCCTGGCTACTGCTCAGTTCTTAAAAGTCTATGACCTGGTAAAGGCTTACACAGACTTCCAAAATAATCATAGCTCCCCAAAGCCAACAACTTTGAACACTGCTGGTGCCCCAGTGGTTGTTATCTCTAATAAGAAAAACGATCCTCCAAAGCGGAAACGGGGAAGACCAAAAAAAGTCAATACATTGCAGGAGGAGAAGTCAGAACTGGCTGCAGAGGAAGAAATACAGTTAAGAGTGAACAATTCAGTTCAGAATAGACAAAACTTCGTGGTTAAAGGAGACAGTAGTGTACTGAATAAGCAGATTGCAgcgaaagaaaaggaagaatcgGAGCCTACTTGTGAGCCAAGTAGAGAGGAGGAAATGCCAGTTGAAAAAGATGAGAACTATGATCCCAAGACCCAGGATGGCCCGGCAAGCCAGAGTCGGTACAGCAAGCGGAGGATTTGGAGATCCGTCAAACTTAAAGATTACAAACTTGTTGGGGATCAAGAGGACCGTGGTTCAGCCAAGAGGATCTGTGGAAGGAGAAAGCGCCCTGGAGGCCCTGAGGCCCGTTGTAAAGACTGTGGCAAGGTCTTTAAGTACAATCACTTTTTAGCAATCCACCAGAGGAGCCACACAGGTAATGATGCTTTCAAAGCTGATTGCAGTGTGTTTCAGAATTGAGAGTAGGGATGATAATAACAGCTTTCATTTACTGTGCAACTTCTGTATGATGGGCATTGTAATAAAGCCTTTATACATGTTATTGCACTTAATTTTCTCCACAATCCTGCAAGGTAGGTAATATCCTCATTGTACATTGTATGATTAAAATCGTATTTACTCATATGTAAGAGAGGGTTGCTAAAGTGCATAGTTTACAGAGGAAGCAACCAAGTTCTGGGGAGCCTAAATAGCTTGCCAGAGTCGCCCatgagtgacagagctgggattgaaCCCAGGTAGCCTGGTTCAAGAACCCCTCTCATTTGTAGTTGTTGAATGAAGCCTTTAATGTCTGCTTATCAAAATCTAGCCCAGTGTACTCTGCTTTCTGATTCTTGAACATTCTTCATCTTGACCAAACCGTGCTTTTGTCCAAGTCTGTGTGGACCACTTTCTAACTCAGCTATCTGACTTTAAATACCTTCTTGTTTTTGGTCCCTCTAGCCCAGCGCTGACCAATGGGGACccttctgtgatgatggaaatgttcctaCATCTGCGCTGCCCAATATGGTGGCCAGTAACCACATGTGGTTTTTGAGCACTGAACTGTGGCTAGcgtgactgagaaactgaatttttaattttattttaattcatttaaatttgaataaccacatgtggctagtggctaccatattggacactACAGTCCTAGCGAGAAATCTCTTCCTTCTTTGAGCCCTTTCTGGTGCTTAAAACCCACTCTGCTTTGGGTCAGATTGTTGTTACCACTTGTACATCCCTCAACTTAATTGTAAGCTGAAGTATAGGGACTGGTGCTTAAGTCTTCTCCTGTGATCCAGCAGCATCTGGTGCTGTGGTTCTCAGCCTGCAAATTAGAATCACTTAGGGAGCTTCTAAAACTACCAGTGCCTAAGCCTCAACCCCAGAGCTTCTGATTAATCTGGAACCTTGGTGCTTTTAAAAGCTCCCTAAAGACTTTAGCTACAGATAGGTTGAAGACCTTGAATTCTGGTACTTTGAAAAAAGTAGAtacttgagaaatatttattgaactgtAATGGGTtatatattgacttttttttttgagatggattctcgctctgtcgcccaggctagggtgcagtggcgcgatctagctcaccacaacctccgcctcccgagttcaagccattctcctgcctcagcctcctgagtatctgggattacaggcacacgccaccacacccagctaattttttgtatttttagtagagatggggtttcaccatgttggtcaggctggtctcgaactcctgacctcatgatctgccagccttggcctcccagagtactgggattacaggcgtgcgccactgtgcccagctggctgTTTTTATCAAAGATTTATATGGACATAGTTTGGAGTTAAATCATTATGCAAGACTTAAGAAAAAGCATGTAGGATCGATCTTCCCTTATGTCCCCAGTACAGACAGTCCACGACTCATAGTGGttcaatttttcaactttacaatggtgtgaaagCAGTACACATTCAACAGAAACTGTACTTTGAATTCTGAGTTTTGATCTTTTCCTGGTCTAGTAATATTCAGTATGATCCTCTCATGCCATGCTGGGCCACACAGTCACCTGGGTAAGTGACCAGTACTCTGCATTTGGGGCATTCATACAGTACTCTGTATTAAGTGCATTTTTTCTTATGATATTTTCAGTATGATGGGTTTGTTGAGATGTAGTCCTGTCATAATTCAGGCAGCACCTGTATTCTGAATTTTGCAGCCCATCACTTTAGTATGGATCTGTTTTCTTCCATCTGGGTAGATACCAGGTAGATTCATAAGGTTTGGAAACTGTCTTTCAGTTCCGGAAAATCTTGAGTTATTTCATAGATGATTTCCCCGCTGTGTTTCCTCTGttctaactttattttctcttatattttccatcatttttgGCCCTTCCTTCTGGGGGATTTCCACTTTGTTTTTCAGCCCTTTGAGGTTTTCTGTttcaactcttattttttttccccctttaggagctttttgttttttaaatgttttaatgtgaatgatctttttttttttttttttttttgagacggagtctcgctctgtcgcccaggctggagtgcagtggccagatctcagctcactgcaagctccgcctcccgggttcacaccgttctcctgcctcagcctcccgagtagctgggactacaggcgcccgccaccacgcccggctagttttttgtttttttagtagagacggggtttcaccgtgttagccaggatggtctcgatctcctgacctcgtgatccgcccgtctcggcctcccaaagtgctgggatcacaggcctgagccaccgcgcccggccgtgaatgatctttttatttcacaatgtaATATCTTACTTCTGTGAGCATGTTAATGATAACAACATTTTCCTCACTGGAGgcaagttgcttttttttttccttcttgcttgTTTATCTGTCACTACTACAAAAGGCTTTCCTTGAGTGCCTGGTGGttgtttaaaaatcatatttaatcaTATGTAAGAGTGGGTTGCTAAAAGCTACTGGCAATGCTGTGTGTGTGGCGAGagcctgtattttatttatttcttactctgttgcccaggctggagtgcaatggcgtgatctctgatCAGcgcagcaacctctgcctcccgagttcgagtggttctcctgcctcagcctcccaggtagctgggattacaggcagcaccgccgtgcctggctaatttttttgtacgaGAGAGCCTATAAAACTGTGACCTTGTTCCCAAATCACACTGAGGGTCAGGCTGCTATTCCTCGTGGCCAGTgacgagatgcagatgaactggggaggatGAGAGGTTTCTTTCTGTAACCGGTTACAGAGAGAAGGCCTGGAAGTTAccgccagaccaactcaaaactGCAGGTTTTCAGCGCTTATATACCTCCCGAGCTGTATGTCTACATGTAAGTGTGCGTTCCTCTAAAGACACAGGTGACTAACTTCctttaatctataactaaggtctgcGTCCCAAAGACCTTCTTCTGGGGCCTCAGTAAGTTTACTTAATCGAAGTGGGtctaggtgctggggtgattacccttatcttccGCTAAATCAAGGaagtttggggagttccttcagatccccaataaaacttgtttaatcctaaatgggtcccgttaagaattcctttgttattttgtcatgctttaaggccTAGGAGAAGCCTGGGCAAAACTCTTGGTaggcttttgttacattccagccttcCTTTAAAGGCACTGGCTTTTACTATTTAACTTATCCACTCAGTCagtactgaaacagttgttatgCAGGCCTGTCATAACCTCACTGGAGGTGGTGTGGCTGTGCCCCATGTCCTTGCTGGTGCCAGGCTTCCACATCTTTGCTTTCTCACCTTGGACCATCACGTTCCAGTGGAAGACGCTTCTACTCTCCCACTTGGAGGCACTAGGCCTGGCTGCCCGCCTGTGGCTAgggcaggagagggaagaaggagtgGGGGAGTCTCATCATCCCAGATGGAAATGTTGACTTACTCTCCCTGTGGTAATTCCAACTCAACTGTGCCTAGAAACCCCTAATCCAGAGACCCCTTTTTCTTAACCTTCCTCAGAGAACACTCCATCCTCTTTTGGGGAGAGGGACAGTCTCCAGGCTGTGTAAAATGGAAGATTTGATCAGGGGTCTGAGTACCTTTGAAACAGACTTTCATTTACCCTCCCTCACCCCTGTTTCTAGAGATAGCAGGTGCCACCAATTCCTGAGCCTTTTGGAGATGGTGTCTTAAAAATTAGGTTgtattgggctgggtgtggtagctcatgcctataatcctagcaattagggaggcagaggcaggaagattgcttgagcccaggagttggagacctgcctgggcaacatagtgagatctcatctctaaaaaaaaattaaagttacaattaaaaaatcagctgggtgtggtggtggcacatgcctgtatcccagctactcaggaggctgaggtgggagaatcatttgttgccaggaggctgaggctatagtgagctatggtaatgccactgcactccagcctggatgatagagtgagaccctgttaccaaaacatacatatatagagagtTTATATTAGTGCTCCCCACGGCTGGCTTCAGATTCATCTGTTCCAGCTTCCAAAATTTTATTGCTGATGTCTCGTGTCCATTGTTGGCCTTTTGGATGTGTGCCTTCTAAGAAAAATCCTTTATGATTTTAATTGGGGAGAGACAAAAATGTGTGGATTCTTTCTTACGCCATGCTTCTGGGGCTCTTCTTCCAGGGGAGCGACCTTTCAAATGTAATGAGTGTGGAAAAGGCTTTGCCCAGAAGCACTCGCTACAGGTCCACACCAGGATGCACACAGGCGAGCGACCGTACACCTGCACCGTGTGCAGCAAGGCTCTGACCACCAAGCACTCACTGCTGGAGCACATGAG belongs to Macaca thibetana thibetana isolate TM-01 chromosome 4, ASM2454274v1, whole genome shotgun sequence and includes:
- the ZBTB24 gene encoding zinc finger and BTB domain-containing protein 24 — encoded protein: MAETSPEPSGQLVVHSDAHSDTVLASFEDQRKKGFLCDITLIVENVHFRAHKALLAASSEYFSMMFAEEGEIGQSIYMLEGMVADTFGILLEFIYTGYLHASEKSTEQILATAQFLKVYDLVKAYTDFQNNHSSPKPTTLNTAGAPVVVISNKKNDPPKRKRGRPKKVNTLQEEKSELAAEEEIQLRVNNSVQNRQNFVVKGDSSVLNKQIAAKEKEESEPTCEPSREEEMPVEKDENYDPKTQDGPASQSRYSKRRIWRSVKLKDYKLVGDQEDRGSAKRICGRRKRPGGPEARCKDCGKVFKYNHFLAIHQRSHTGERPFKCNECGKGFAQKHSLQVHTRMHTGERPYTCTVCSKALTTKHSLLEHMSLHSGQKSFTCDQCGKYFSQNRQLKSHYRVHTGHSLPECKDCHRKFMDVSQLKKHLRTHTGEKPFTCEICGKSFTAKSSLQTHIRIHRGEKPYSCGICGKSFSDSSAKRRHCILHTGKKPFSCPECNLQFARVDNLKAHLKIHSKEKHVSDASSISGSSNTEEVRNILQLQPYQLSTSGEQEIQLLVTDSVHNINFMPGPSQGISIVTAESSQNMTADQAANLTLLTQQPEQLQNLILSAQQEQTEHIQSLNMIESQMGPSQTEPVHVITLSKETLEHLHAHQGQTEELHLATNTSDPAQHLQLTQESDPPPPTHHVPQPTPLGQDQS